Below is a genomic region from Strix aluco isolate bStrAlu1 chromosome 14, bStrAlu1.hap1, whole genome shotgun sequence.
AGAAGCTCTTGATTTGCAAACTCTCTCATATCACTGAGTCTAACCCGGCAGGTCTGTTAACACATATTTCTCTGCAGAGGAAGAGCAATGTTTCCATTCAAGTGAGGAGTACCAGTATTTCTCTTACCTGAGCTGCAAGAAACTCTAAAGCCTGTGTTTTGTCATGCAACATAATATAAAACCCAAGGATATAGGATTGGAAGGGAAAAATGCAAGCTACTAAAAATGCTGACAAGCAGCATAGCTTCAAGCAGCACAGCACTAACATGCAAGAGAAAAACGCAGCATTTCCACCTTTCCTGGTACCAGAAAATTAACAACTCTTATTCTGGGTGCAGATGCTCTTAGTGGGTACATAGAAGGGCCCCCCTCCAGTCAGAGACCCTCAGCATCACAAGGAGGGGCAGCGTAGCATTACGATCACGTACGTCACACTTAAACAAGCTGTAGCCTCCAGAAGAGCACGTTTACCCCAGACTGAGTGTCCAACTCAAAGTGTTTTTTAACAGACACTTTGTGAACCGCATGCAGCCAGTGGCTAAAGAGGCTGGAATGCTTTGAGAACTTATTTCCAAAGTTGCTCTAATTACAATGCATGGGGTCTTGCTGCTGAATTTCAAAGACAACGCGCGATCCCTCCAGGCTTACCATCTGTGCACTGAATTCGGGTAACATGATGCATGTCGCTCCCACCCAGAGAGGACAGAGGAGTTTATTGATCACCCCGTGGACATGATGTAAAGGCAGCACATGCAGAATAACATCCTCCTTCTTCCACTCCCATTTTTCAACCAGCCCTGTggtctgcagaagaaaacatataACTCAGCGTTAGGGCAGGGGGAAAGACTCTCACTGCTTGAAAAGCCCGAGGTACCCAGGCCCCAGATCCCCAaggcacagccagcagcagaaGTCCAAGACCTCCTGGAACAGTGGGtacaaaaatctttcctttaGGGTCAGCATCAGCAAAATTCCCACCACAACAGTAGAACGCAAGAGGAACACCTTCTGCATCTTGTCAGCACAATGTCTTTGTATATATCAGCAAAGTCCTTCCTCATTACTGAGAAATAGTCAACGATGATTTTAAGCAGGGCCTACAAAATTATTAGGCTGGTGCTGCACATGCAGAGTTGGCAGAAATAGTAATCAAAAAACTGATTTTCACAGAACTCTGTGGACGTATTTTGGACATGGATGACATTGGGCTTTTAGCAACTGTAAGGAATAGTCAGGAGCAGAGAATCACTGTCTGATAAACACAAAGTAGGCTTCGTGTtagtaaaaaaatattagtataaCAAGCTCCTAAAACACTTTGCTATGAAGGGATAATTATCTAAAGCGTTAGACCTCAGGCTTCTTGGTGAACAATGCCCTTCAGAGCCCAGCATTAGCAACTGGAAAGCTTATTTCCAgccatctaaaaataaaaaagcatttgaCCAGTGGAATTCAGTCATGTCATTCACAGCCCTCTTccacagggcagggagcaggtTTTAGGCTTCCTGCAAGACAGCACAAAAGATGGTGCCTGCTCAGGCCACCTCCCAAATGATCAGCATATTTGTAAGGGAACAGATTCTTTGCCCAATATAGCCAAGCCCTGGCTCTATCCATCAAGGCTTTGATACCACTCCTGGCACTGCAGCATCCGAGCACCCGGCACAGCGTAAGCTCTCGGAGGCGGCCGTAACGCACGATGTTTTCCCTGCCCTTTTTCCCTAATGGCATGAGTCTATCAGTTGCAGGCAGTGATAACCAACTGGTGAGGTAGTCAGCAGGCTCATTCAAACTTTTAATTCCTTTTGGCTCAGAGAGCTAATGGATTTTTTGCCTTAGGGATATATAGCTGAATAATGCACAGACTTCACACAGTACTGGGCTGGGCTAAGTTATATTCCAATTAGGGGCCAAGATTCTTTCCGAGTCAcagtgaagaaaagcaaactgcaaagaaaacagtctttttaCAACAGGTCTCAtcccttctgctttccaggaGAGCAAGGAGAAGAGTCCATCTGCCCCTgactgcagctgcagcacagcaacaCCAGCAGGACAAGGTTCAGAGCCTCAAACACTCTTCTCTCTGTTCACCTTAAAAGTGTCGAGGACTTCCCAGACACAGCCCCCGGCTCTGTGCAGGGATTCGGCTGTGGTAAGGCACGTCGTGCTTTGGGGTCTGCAACCCCAAATCCCCTCTGAAGGCCAAGGCCTCCGCCACCTGGCCCGAGCTTTGCAGAGGGAAACCAGCACTCACCACGGCTTGCACGTTCTCATGGGTGCTGAGGACACCTTTGGGTCTTCCTGTCGTCCCACTAGTGTAGATTATCATGGCTCCTCTGTCTTTCCATGAGGAGCAGGTTGCCAAGGGACCCTCTTCCACTGCTGCGTGACTTGCAGATCCCCCACTATGAGACCTAAGAAGCGGCAGGACCGGGACTCCCAGTTTCTCAGCACTTGGGGCTATTTTCCCCACATATTCCTCGGCGGCGATGACTAGAGCGCTCTGTGAATCCTGAATCACGTACTCCAGCTCCTGCACAGGGTGCTTCTTGTAAAGGGGCACCGCTATGCCCCCGCTCATCCAGGAAGCCCACTGGGCCACCACATACGAGGCATCATTGGGACACAAAAACGAGATCCTCTCTTCCTTCAAGTCCCTGCTGGAGCACTCCAGAGCTCTGCAGATCTCCTGGGACAGGCACAGACTCTGCCCGAGAAGGTCCCTGTAAGTGTGCTCACCGTTTTGGTCAACGATGGCAATTTTATCACCGAAAGCCAAAGCCCTGGTGAAGACAGGGGTAACGTCACTGCTGTAGGTTGCCCAGGTGGTTTGCAGACCCCTGCGGGGACAACCAGCCCTCTTCTGTCCACGCAACCCCCCTCCGCAACGGTGCAAGTCCTGGACGAGGCATCGAAGGGGCCGGCTCACTTGGGGGAAGAGCAGGGAGACCAGCATCCTGCCAGCACTGCTTGTTTTGAAGTGATTCTGCAGAAAGCAATTATAGGAACAGATAAGTATGTGCAGCAATTACCCAGGGGTTTATTCCCACAAAGGAAAAGTGGCAGCCTTCATTTGAATAATATCCACTGTATTATTAATGTTTATGCTTCAGACTGCTGCATCCCCAGTACGCTAGGCCCTGCCCGGATGGAACAGGAGACAGAGACCCTCCCCTACGCAGCCTCCGTGTCCCTAAAACCCAGTCTAACTTAAATTATGAAATAGTTTCCATCGATCAGTAATATTAGGACGCTAAGTAGTGGCTACTTGAAGTGACATTCTAACTCAGTGGGACcagcatttaaagaaattaaataattacGACAGTCCCCAGCTCTCAATTTGCAGTTTCCATCACTTGGGTAAACCGTTGCCTTGCTTTGCACTTCCAGTTAGGCAGCACGGAGCCAGACATGAAACCCGAGTCTCCTAAGGCTTAGCCCAGTGGAGGATTGTTTCTTGCATGAGCTTTCCTTCAAGCAATAGCACATCGAAGTACAGGAAAGTGCCCAAACCCTCCCAGCTGACAGGTCATCCATCACAAACACCGCTGCGGCTCAAAAGCCTTCTTACGTGACAGACCAAGTGGTTAACAGCTCCTGAACAGCCACAGGCAGCGGGAGCCCTGCTCGCACCCAGCAGCTGGTTTtcccagcaaacagcagcagggaagcGCAGCCACGCACAGGCTGACCTCTGGATTTGgtacagcacttctgaaaataccAAGCTGGCAGCACCCGGAGCTGGGCAGAGCACTGGGACAAGCTCAGCCCTGGCACCAGGCTCCACCTGGGCAGCCAGAGCTTGAGCTAAGCCCAGCCGAACCGTCACCCTAGCCCAGCCACCCTGCCACAGCGATGCCATGATGCACAGAGGCATTTCAACAGAGAAAGTCTCCAGAAGGGAACAGGAAGGCATACCAGCACCATTAAAGGCTTTACAGGAAGATCACAGGCTGGCACAAACGTCGCGCGTTGTGCCTTTGTGCTTAGGCAGCATGATGACATCAACCTCTCCGCTCAGGGGAGAAGTTAGCAAAAAAGCTTTTGTGGCAGCTGGTGAGAAGTACCAGGAGTTTGCTCTTTGCCCGTCTCCCCATCATCCCCTCCCTTTCAAAGGGAAAGGTTCATGTAATAGTAGTGGACACTACCTGGATCATCTCACAGAAACATCAGGGAAAAAGCGAATGCACAGTGCAAAACCCGTAACAATATAATGGGGAGACAGGAGCCTCAGGGACTATGGGAACACTTTTCAGGGGAGACTGCTGGTACACCAAGGACAAGAGGAAGAAGCAATAAATTGAGAGGACTGAGGAGATGCCTCAGAAGAAGCCTAACCTCCCTCTGCACAGAGCCTGGAGCTCTGGCTGGAAGCTCAGCAAGAACAAGCACCCTCTCCATACAGCAACCGTCACTGATGCCAACAGGAGAGCTGAGAGGGAAGAACAGGGCTGTGGCAGAAGAGAAAGGGATTTACTGCATGGCCTATCTAATGGCTGCTACTAAACACCACCACTGAAGCATCCCCGGAGAGATACTATGACAAGAGGAGGTAGCCAAAGGTTGACAACTTCTCACTCTGTAAGAGTGTACGTGACACTTCCTCGACTCTGGCAAGAACGACTtgattttttacaaaatttttttataaatgcCTATTAGTGGAGCAGCTGAACTCAAACAGCCTCCCTGCTCAGCTTCCCACCATGAGGAGGAGCTGAAATAAAAAGGATCCAGAGAACTAGCAGCTACACAGGGACGAGCTGAACACAGCTTAACTCAACTCAGGCTGCTCAGACACATCCATGGGCAGCACCTGCTGACAGCAGCATGCGTTTCTTTTTGCAGAGAGGTAGCTGCAAGCCCCACAGTCACTCCCATCTACTTTCAGAGCATTTCTCCAGGCAGACATTGGTTTtgcacatatttttcttttgcatatcgACCTcaatttctgcttctgtaaaagAAACTTGTGATTTAGTGCGGAAACATCTGGGGGGGCAGAGAGGCTTTAAGCCCAGAGCGTGGTAACCATGTGCACTCATGACATACACAAtcaggatggaaaaaaacaaaacaggtcaTGACAAAGCTCACATGACATCTTTCCATTTCTCTGTAGAGACTAAAATATAAAGAGCCAACACAATTCACAACCTAAACCAAACCACCTCCCTCTAACCTGCACCCAAGGCCAGCTCACTGGGGAGGTGTTAATGTCCCTGATATTAAGAGGGGCGTTAATTGGAGGGAACCATTTGCCAGGATCACGCTGTGCTCCGGGCCAGCGCAGCTAAGCGCGCTTGGCGTACTCGCTGTTCCCCGTACGGCTCCGGAGCAGGTGTTAGCTGCTGCTTCAGAGCAGCACCTTCCAAAAATTACATTATCCCCTTTTCACCACAGCACCAGTCCAGATTTAATGAAACAATAAACAGAAGCACCTTTAGCCAGGCCTATGTGTTTATAGGCTTCAGAGAACTAGTGTTGACTGTGTGCACAGACTTACAGACACTTGGGACAGGGTGAAGTAACACTGGGGGCTGTTTTCTTTACCACGCCTGTTGCTGAGGGGTAACTGGAAACACAAACTCCGGCCACGCATACTTGAAGTTTGTCACTGGGAGCCTTGGGCAGAAGATCGTGGCAGCGCAGCACGAGGAGTCCTTGCTTTTTTGGAAGAGAGAGCTCAACCTCCACACTCCTACAGCTAAAGCAAGAAACGAAAGCAGCTGGGGAAGCTCACACCGGCTCCCAGCACGACTAAACCGCTGCAAATCGTGGTGGAGCTGGGAGCTGTGAGGCTGAACCGCAGCCGACCCCACACCCAGCATCCCTCCCGGGAAGGATGGGCTTCATTCTTATTTCATCCCAGAGAGGATTCCCACTCTCCAGTTCCCTGCCCCTCGCCCTACTCACATCAAATCTCAGAGCAACAGCAGAAAACCCCCCCACCCCGTCATTTCCAAGCTACAGAGGACAAGGTTTGGCCTCACCAGGCCGGAGCCGAGGCCCAGCTCTGCCGACAGCACCAGTGTCCCCTCATGTCCCAGGAGCGAAGGGCCGGCACGAACCGCCCCCCCCAGGACCCGAGCCCCGCTGCTCGCTCCAAGCACCGCTCCTGCGCGGCCTGGCCAGAGGAGACGCTTATTACGTTTTAATTAATTAGAGCCACCGTTAATCATGGCACCGGGCGCCAACACCCACCCTCAGCCCTGCGACAACGCGCCCCGGCCACAGGCCCCGCCGGGAAGGAGAACCGGGCCCAGGAGAACCGGGCCCAGGCTCGGCCGGGCCTACGGGACAGGCCGGACCCCCGCGGGACAGGCCGGGCCTCACCTGGCGGCGGCACCGCGCACCGGGGGACCGGTCCGCCCGCGAACGGGCTCCGGCAGAAACGCAGCCCCGCGGCCCGCGCGTTCCGGGCCCAAACGTTCCGTCCCCCGCACGCGTTTTATGGGAACTCGGCCCCAAACCCGCCCCCCAGGAGCGGGGCTGGTCGCGCCGCGGTGACGGCGTGCCTCTGTCGTCACTGCAGCCCCTGCGGCGCCGCCACGGCGTCCTCTGATGTCACGGCGGGTGTCCATAGTGTCAtggagctgcagccctgcccgGGGATGCCAGGGCCTGCGAAGCCTGGACACACGGCAAGTCCTGGTGGGGACAGATGTCCTGGGGACACACAGACAtcctgggggggggacacacagacaccCTGGGGGGACACACAGACTTCCCGGGGGGACACAGAGGTCACCACGGTGGCACATGGTGGCTGAGCTGGAGCTCGCTGGCCACAGCATCACCAACCCCACCACAGCCCCATGGTGCCAAGCAGAAACCTGGCCcggtttattatttttaaccGGTCCCACCGCAGATTTGCATTTGCTGCTGCGGCAGCGGGGGACATGTGGGACATGCCAGGGGCCGCAGGGGCAGCCAGACCCTTTCCCGGCAGCTGGCAAGGCCTGTCAAGTAGCCGGGGGCACCCACGGGTGACAGGCACAGGGGTGCAGCCGTGGTGGGATGGGGCAGGACTCCCCGCACGGCCCTGCCAGCCTCAGCGCCGCGATGTTGCCGGTCCCCTGCGGGCAGCGGGGCAGCCCCTCGCACGGGGGCACGTGGCCCTTGTGCCACACAAGCCACCACGCTCCGTCCCTTCTCCAGTGGCACGTGTCCCGGCACTGTCCCCTCCCAGGCCTTGCAGCCCGCTCCGCCGCTGGAGCCTTGTTTTTCCGGCTGTGCGTGGTGGTGCGTGAAGCGGGGCGGCCGGGGTGACCCCCACCCACCTCCCTCAGGTGCGTTTCCacccggggccggcggccggcAGCCCAGCGAGGCGCAGCGGGGCTGGGAGCGGAAACGGGGACAggagcccagccctgggcagagcccGGCCATGGCGGGGTGTGCACCCACCAGCCCCACGCCAGCCGTGCTGCACGGTGCCCGTTTCATGGCACCCCATTGTGCTGCTCCCCATCGCACACCCCTCCCACGTGGACCTGCAGCAGGGGGACCCCTCAcacccagcagctccaggctAGACGCCCCCACACCAGCGggcacccccctccccatcaGAGGGTTCAGCGCTCCCCATGCCCACGTGCTGCCCTGCGGATGCGCCCGGTTTCTGCCActgcccgcccctgccctgcCGCCATTGCCATCGCTTTCATTCTCCTTTTCGCACTTGCCATCTGTCACCGGCCTCCCCCCGATCCCCGCAGGCTGCAGGGATTAACCCTCCCgaggtggggggagcgggggggggggctgtctCTGATTACAGCGGGGTGCCATCACCCCTGCAGtggtccaggggctggtggggacaggGTGCCCGGGGTGGGGACAGGGCTGTGACACTGACACGGAGGCGTGTGCCACTGCGACTGTGCGGCCCCTCCAGGCTGTGCAGGGACCCACTCCCCAGgctggggggacgggggggggtgACAGGGCCGTGCTCCCCCCGTGACCGTGGCAGGCTGCAGGGCCAGCTGGCTGCATGCACGGCAGATGTCCACCCCGAGCCACCCTCTGCTGTTCCGTCCCCCGGCACATGGTGCCCACTGGCCATCTGGACTTGGCCACGTCCCCGGAGACAATGCTCAGCCCTGGCTGTGAGCAGCACCCGGCTACCACCGTCCatcctgggggctgctggggctggtccCCGGGGCCGGGAGGGAGGGAACTGCTCCCCAGCAGTGCCGAGCTGGCCCCCGGCATTGCCAGCGCTGGGGGAGCAGGTTATGGTTTATCCAGCAGCGGCAGCACCGGCTCGCCCTATGCCATAGGGAGGGACACCAGGCCCCACTCTCCCTATCAGGGTGACGGGGACACGGCGCTGGAGAGGGGGTCAGTCCAGATGTGCCGTCACAGCTGGGAGCAAAACATCTGGTGCCTCCGACTGCCATGGAGCAGCTGGGCACCCCAAAAGCCAAGACCTGGGTGCACCGCAGCCCTGCCCACCCAcggaccccccccggccccaggcTCATGGGGCTGCTGCAGTGGTCCCCAGGGCACTGGGATGTCCCCAAGCTGCCACCACGGCTTCTCACCTCCCTCCCAGCTGGGTGTGAGCCCTGCAGCCCTCGCCGGCAGGAGGGTTTTCCGCTTGCTCTCTGCCGCCTTACACAGCTCGCTGATTAATTATGGATCCAGCAGAAAGCTTTTATTACATTAGAGTTTACTTGTGGCAACATccgtatttatttaaaaaaaaaaaaaaaaggaaagtaattacTACGGTGGTGTAAACACCACAAACACCGCTGGGTTACGGGGAGCTTGATGCTCAGGGAaagtgctgtggctgctggcagcTCCGACCTGGTGCTCCGTGGTGAGACAGGATGGGGGCACCAGGGGCTCCTGCTTGGGGTGAGGATGGAGCATGGGGGGAGCCCATCCATCCCCACCAGGACACCCCAAGGCCATGGGCACCgtgtccccagccccatcctgccccagcccaAGGGGGGACAGAGCCAGAGCCCCTGCCAGGGTCCCCGACCGCTGCCGAGGAGGGAGTAGTAAACAAGGTGGAGTGAAACCTTTGATCTCCATCCATCTGCCCACCCTAATCTCCCATCCGTGGCCCTCGGCTCATCCCAGCCCCTCTAATCTGCTCCCCACTGGCAGCAGAGGGCCAGAGCCTGTGCTGCTGGCCGTGACCCCCGCCATACGCCGCGTGGCATCGGCAcaagcaggagccaggctggcaGGGCCATATGGTGGGGAAAACCAGATTAAGTGTCCCCGTTTTGGGGTTTaacccctgtgctgctgctgcagagggaggAAGGCACGAGCCAGGGGACAGGGACCCGCTACCATCCCCCCGTGCCTGCATCCCACCCGGCACGAGAATGTGCTGCCAGAGCCACTGCTGGCACTGGGGTGGCAGGGGACAGGTCTGTCCCCGTGGGCTTGCAGGGGATGCGATTGCCATCGGGACTCCCCAGGGATGGGAGCAGCTCGGAGACACTCGGCATGAAGTGGAGCCGTAAGTGCCTCCTGCGTCACGTGGCGAGGATAAGTGCAAAATGGCCCTATTATGATAATTGCGCGAAATTATGATTGATGGAGATTAGCTGCTTATTTGAGGAAATGGCAGGCGCACGTGTGACACGGGCAGGCCGGGGGACGGCCGCCGGGGGCCGGGGGCACGGGCAGAGGGGCACGCCGGGATGGCTCCCAGGGCTCTTCCTATGGCGTGGACCGTCACCGCCATCCCCGGAGCTGCCACATCCCTGGCCGGTGGCTCTCGGGGCTGAGACGTGCCACCACACAGGGACACCAGGTGCTGCATGGCAGGAGTCTGGGATGGGGCTGGTGTGACCCACACacggccccatcctgccccatggAAGGATCATGGTATGTCCTGCCAACCCCATTAAAGACATCCCCGATTAGGGGGTAAACCTGTTAAATGGGGATGTCAGGCGGGTGTCTGTATGCTGGCGCCGTGGCCGGTGCTCCCAGTGCTCTGcggtggggctgtgctgtggggctgtgccacggggctggggagagggcagtggggcagccccagcacccctgcacCTCTCAATAAAGAGATTTAGAAATTTACTGGCCCTCAGTAGATTATTTATTTTGGATGATGCTGAGCAGGGCGCTGGGCTGGCAGCCTGTCCCTTACCTCCTGCCTGGCTGTCCCCACCGGTGTCCCTTGGCCTTGAGGACCCTCCTGGGGCATCGGGGTTGGGAGCACCTGGGCTACAGCGGGTGCTCAAGCCACATTCCCGCTTCTCCCTTCAAAAAGACACCAAAACCAggaatttggggaagaaaagccGGAGAGGCAGGGATGGCTGCAATGCCGATGGCTGGCCAGGACGGAGCCTTGGCACAACTACACCGCCGGGGCCAGGATTTTGGCACAGGGTGGGGACGTCGTGTTGCACGAGGCTGAGGCGTCCATGCAGAGCAACGCGCGGCCGGaggacaccccaaaaccccccacccaTCGCCAGAAGTccctcctctgctctccccttCCCAATTTCCCGGGCCCCCCTACGCAGCAGACGGATGCTGGGTAAGAGGTGTGTCTGCTGGAGTCCCGCTCGCCACGCAGCATCACCGAGCCCGTCTGCATCGGCGCTTGCCATCCCCGGGATGGGCTTTCACCGCTGGGCTGGGGGCACGACTGGAGACAGATGGGGCTGAGCCTCCCCGTGTGACACCGATACCGCAGCCAGGCCCCCATGCCCTCACCGAGGGACGAGGACATCGCCCAGCTGGCCGCAGCGAAGGGAAGGGGCCCCCAGCGGGTCCCCCGCCACAGGGCATGGCGAAGCcagcctctctctgcctttttccccttttcctcccccttgTCTGGCTTTTGGCAGCGGAGCGGCAGCAGCGACTGGGGCACACGGTGCCGGGGAAGGTCTGCCAAGCGTCGgcagccccccgcggccccccggccccccgtgCCAAGGCTGGTGGCTGGCAGAAGGGCTGCCTGCGCCTGGCGGGGCTCCGTCAGCTGCGGGAGGATCCCTGCGCCGCGCTCGCTGCCAATTTCCCTGCGAGCTGGCACCACAGGCGGCTCCGGAGGCACCGGCGGAGAAGGCTGTGGAGGATGGATtgtgaaagggagagaggaagggaaaaaaaaaaaaaaaaaagaaaataatggacaCATGCCATCGCTGGAGCGGCGAGGCTGCCGCTGCCAAAACGCCAGCAGGCAGCGCGGGGCCAAAACCCACCGGCGGCAGAGAGGAGCGTCTGGCAGCCCATCCCAGTGCGGGACTCATGGAGGACGGGCGGCACGGCAGAGGCACGACGTGGCCGAGGTAGGACAGGTAGCAGACGGTGGAGCTGGAGAGGAGAGAGGTATTTGCCTTCGTTTtaaaggctctgtgtgtgtgtgcatgtgtctacTGCTAGGGCTGCGCACCCCGACTGGCTCAGCCCCGTGCAGGCTGCCCGCGGCCTCCCCGGCCGTCCCGCCGCTCTCCTGCCTGCGGCCTGCCCCACGGCGCTGCCAGCCCTTCGCTGCCCGCAGCCGCTGCCTGGCACGGGCAGGCAAGGGCTCCGGGGGCCAGCTGGGCTCGGCCGGTGGCTACAAAGAGGGATTTGCCGTCCCCTGGCCGCGCATGCTGGGGCCGGCGAGGGAGGTTGCGGCTTTGTCTGGTTGGGCTTTGTCTGGCGGCTGCGGTGCCGGGAGCTGCACGGGGCGGTGGGCAGGGGCGGCCGCGGTGGAGCCGGGAGGGTGTGAGCCAAAATCCTGCCGTCCCCTGCTCCCAACCCGGGGCTACCGCAGAGCTGAGCTGGGCAAcgagggagaaggagagggtcGGCAGAGAGCCCTCTGCACCCACCACCacactggggaggaggaggaggaaggaaggggaggattGCACGGCACCGGGAGGCTCGTGGTCCTGTGGCCATGAGCCGCACGACGCAGGGGTCAAGGCCGCGGGGTGCTGGCTGCAGGGCCTGGGTGTGGGTGGTGCATGGAGTTGGGGGTGCGGGTGTGTGTTGGGAGCCTTGGGGAGGGGGCTGAAGGGTGCAGGGCAGAGCCGCGGTCTGGCAGCACCGATGCTGGTCCGTGCTGGTGAGCGTGCTGCCTGTGCCGTGGTGCGGGAGCAACGGTGGAGCCAGCAGCGGACGCCAGCGTACCGGGAACGCCGGGCTTTCACAGCTCCGCCGGCACCCACGTGAAGGCAAAGGGCTCCGGCCAGGCCCCCAAGTGCCAAATCTGCCAGAACCGGGGGACGGAGCCGGCACAGAAGGGAAACAGATGTTGGCAATGCCAAGCCCCCCCCTGACCCTGACTCCTGACTGCTGCTCTGTACCCCTGAAGGACCcgggctgtgcccagcagcatccctgtgCCCTGGGATGTCCTCTCTGCACCAACACCACCAGGACAAACCTCCCTTGGGGTCCCTGACCCCAGCACCCATCACCTGCAGGAGCCAGGGCAGGGGCTTCGAGGGAATCAGGATCTTCCTGGGAGCGAATGTGGAGCGAGGCAAAAGGAGccatcctgtcccatcccatcccatcccatcccatccca
It encodes:
- the ACSF3 gene encoding malonate--CoA ligase ACSF3, mitochondrial isoform X4; amino-acid sequence: MLVSLLFPQVSRPLRCLVQDLHRCGGGLRGQKRAGCPRRGLQTTWATYSSDVTPVFTRALAFGDKIAIVDQNGEHTYRDLLGQSLCLSQEICRALECSSRDLKEERISFLCPNDASYVVAQWASWMSGGIAVPLYKKHPVQELEYVIQDSQSALVIAAEEYVGKIAPSAEKLGVPVLPLLRSHSGGSASHAAVEEGPLATCSSWKDRGAMIIYTSGTTGRPKGVLSTHENVQAVTTGLVEKWEWKKEDVILHVLPLHHVHGVINKLLCPLWVGATCIMLPEFSAQMVWKKLLSSQAPRISVFMAVPTIYAKLIQYYDEHFSQPQVQDFVRAFCQENIRLMVSGSAALPVPVLEKWKSITGHTLLERYGMTEIGMALSNPLHGVRVPGSVGTPLPGVEVRIATETLKNGARSYTILAQGDEDNTQVTPGLEGQEGELLVKGPSVFREYWNRPRETANAFTPDGWFKTDVAVIGPPDMVWGQRVSAVVQLRKGEMLSVKDLKDWARETMAPYSIPTELIVVEEIPRNQMGKVNKKELLQRFYPA
- the ACSF3 gene encoding malonate--CoA ligase ACSF3, mitochondrial isoform X2, coding for MLVSLLFPQVSRPLRCLVQDLHRCGGGLRGQKRAGCPRRGLQTTWATYSSDVTPVFTRALAFGDKIAIVDQNGEHTYRDLLGQSLCLSQEICRALECSSRDLKEERISFLCPNDASYVVAQWASWMSGGIAVPLYKKHPVQELEYVIQDSQSALVIAAEEYVGKIAPSAEKLGVPVLPLLRSHSGGSASHAAVEEGPLATCSSWKDRGAMIIYTSGTTGRPKGVLSTHENVQAVTTGLVEKWEWKKEDVILHVLPLHHVHGVINKLLCPLWVGATCIMLPEFSAQMVWKKLLSSQAPRISVFMAVPTIYAKLIQYYDEHFSQPQVQDFVRAFCQENIRLMVSGSAALPVPVLEKWKSITGHTLLERYGMTEIGMALSNPLHGVRVPGSVGTPLPGVEVRIATETLKNGARSYTILAQGDEDNTQSRQQHCTVMGAPHPLHRLAAMGRRMILVPEDAANSVHVGRGWWPVSPGAAVSVAEPSTHPFSLLLSLPDVQDVRTWRAAVLRDVWVFQEAACVPCFHASPEGKGRLTQERQERGTLSGWVPSSGAWRSHNKLSLLMPPEHPTPC
- the ACSF3 gene encoding malonate--CoA ligase ACSF3, mitochondrial isoform X1, producing the protein MSAWRNALKVDGSDCGACSYLSAKRNACCCQQNHFKTSSAGRMLVSLLFPQVSRPLRCLVQDLHRCGGGLRGQKRAGCPRRGLQTTWATYSSDVTPVFTRALAFGDKIAIVDQNGEHTYRDLLGQSLCLSQEICRALECSSRDLKEERISFLCPNDASYVVAQWASWMSGGIAVPLYKKHPVQELEYVIQDSQSALVIAAEEYVGKIAPSAEKLGVPVLPLLRSHSGGSASHAAVEEGPLATCSSWKDRGAMIIYTSGTTGRPKGVLSTHENVQAVTTGLVEKWEWKKEDVILHVLPLHHVHGVINKLLCPLWVGATCIMLPEFSAQMVWKKLLSSQAPRISVFMAVPTIYAKLIQYYDEHFSQPQVQDFVRAFCQENIRLMVSGSAALPVPVLEKWKSITGHTLLERYGMTEIGMALSNPLHGVRVPGSVGTPLPGVEVRIATETLKNGARSYTILAQGDEDNTQVTPGLEGQEGELLVKGPSVFREYWNRPRETANAFTPDGWFKTGDTAAYKDGVYWIKGRTSVDIIKNGGFKISALEVERHLLAHPHITDVAVIGPPDMVWGQRVSAVVQLRKGEMLSVKDLKDWARETMAPYSIPTELIVVEEIPRNQMGKVNKKELLQRFYPA